The genomic stretch CCTGAGAATCAACCATGCGCCACTGCACCAGTCCACTCCTCTGCTTCCAGGTTGGAGGACACACGGCATCTGTTTACATACATTGAGAATTGAACTGATCATCTGGTTTACCTGGTTTACATGATTGTTTTCTCCTGAACAAGTTGAAGAAGTTATTATGACATTAGACTGTTtcgcttttgttttttaacacctACAGAGAATTAGGTACttaacagtaaaaataattattttcctgCTTTAGTTTGGTCACAGAACAGCACAGTCTGTGTGAGACTTTTATAATAAGACTTATTCCAAGGTCCTAGTCCCTCGTTGCCATATATACAAGTCACTCTTCTGTGTTAACTAAAAGTATTGCTCACTAAAAATTGTGTTTGCTTTAGAATGTTGatttacttttttctctttgttcattTCTCTCAAAGCCTCGTTGATGAACTGGGCCTCCTTGAGGAAGCAGCGTCAATactaggtaaaaaaaaaatctcagaaaTGAAGAACATATCAAACTACTGGCTATCTTCAGCTTTGGATGGAATTTGCTtcaatttttttcaaattgcaTCCCTTCTTCCCAAAGTCAGAAGACTGTCAAACCAGAGCACACAGACGTTACACAAATACTATGGGATTcagcacaataataataataataataataataataataataataataataataataataataatgatgatgataacttCATTTGTAttgcacctttcatacaaaaaaatgcacctcaaagtgttttcagCAAAAGCATTGACTtgcaccaagtgcttcacatcaataaagacaaaaaaagcataacatgaacataaaagGCAAAACCCCAATTTTAAAATGCAACTATTCAAAATGTGCTTACAGTACAGCAGACAAGCCAAATGATGACATGAGAAGCCTGATGTAGTCTAGAAATGCAATACCATATATTAGTGCTccaactaattattttcattatagattcatctgttgatttttttctcaattaattgattagttgttttgtctatataatgtcagaaaatggtgaaaaatgtcaattagcgtttcccaaagcccaagatgacatcatcaaatatCTTGTTCTGTCCTTAACattccacaacccaaagatatcgGGTTTCATCCTGCTTCCATCAacctcttctgtctctgtggtCTCTCTGCTCTTGTTTCCATAGTGACAGGTCAGGCCTATGAGAACCTGGTGTCAGAGATCATGTCTATGGGTTATGAACGAGAGCAGGTAGTCTCTGCACTCAGAGCTAGTTACAACAACCCGGACCGAGCAGTGGAGTATCTACTCATGGTAAGGATTTAACCAGCCCCACCTGCCACTGTGAGTACACTGTGAGTGTCtaataaatgtttgtgtacTGCAGGGTATTCCAGCAGAGGCCACTGATCTGCTACCTCAGGAACCAGTCAGACACAGTGCTCCATCCAACCCCCCTGTCCCTGCTACACAACAACTACAGCAGCCCCCAGCAGCCTCCACCAGTAAGAGCACACTTGATACTTATAATACAAACACAGGTACACAGAAGATGGAAACTATACTGTGAGACAACAGTGATTTCTCAGTGATTATTAGATCATTGTGGCATGAAGGTTTAACTGCAGAGCTCACTCCAGGGGCCCCCAGCTTTACCTGAGTGTAGTGATCCAGGGAGTTAGGCCCTCACTTACTTAGGCTTACTTTCAGGTTGTTTCATTGCTGGTTTCCACCAAAGGAACTTTTCCAGGAACCCATGAACCTTTTAAACGAAAAATTCACCGCTGTGAATgtcacctatgtagtagaaatgtgcaattatttttgaaattggtgccctatgactAGAGAAAACCTAGGCTGTAGATTCCCCATACTGCTCTTCAGGgagaatcctacaacaaccagaatgcattgcgtGGGTCTTGTCCAATGGGCTTCCAGTGAACTACTCGTCTGAATACATTGTAGCAGtgtctctaaccctaaccactgtTTCTTTACCTATTTTGGACAATGATGAGCTGAACCTGATTGTACTCAAAGCTGGATGCAACCGCAAGTTACAGGTAACATAGTCGCTGATGTGCTGTTCTGTATCCAGAGTTGGCAAAGTACGACATAATATTCTGTTGGAAAACAAAGTCACGTTTATCAAAGCACCATATAGTTTGTTGCAGTGCagagttttctgtctgtctccacttTTCTGACATTCCTCACTGGGCACTGGCCGCCGCTGCAGCAGCCCCCGGGAAGCGCCTCTCTATGCTGACGCCGTTACGGCTCCCGTGGTTGTGGTCTTCCTCTTCCAgactctgttgtgtctgattccACAGTGTGATATTCGACCTTGTATCATGACACTAGTTTTCTTCCTAAtatactgacatttttaagtatttagtaatatgatattttagtgtctgtttTTCCCTATTGCTGGTGTAACGTGGTAGATTTTACAGTCAAGGACATTTAACAGTCCTTGATGTCACCACTACAAAAAATGAGGAAACACAGTTTACAGTCTAATGCAGATCTCCAAAATCCGCTGGGTGACACAGTCTTGCGTCACCTGGTGGACTTTTGCCAGCAAATGAGCAGGGAGCTCTGGGTGCAGGCAACATGGAGGGAAGTTAAACATTGTTGATTTGCATATACTACCCACATTGTAATGATATAGTGCTAGTTGAAAATCTGTAAAGTTCCCCTTTAAGGAAATCTGGAACTATAGAAACCAGCACATAAATTCAGCCATAGTGGACCCAAAACAGCTACGGAAGTGGAACTTTTGGATGGCTCAGGAACTATTGCGTATGTGCTGAATGCAGCCCACTGACCAAATATAAACCTCAGAGTGCTACAAATTGTTGATGTTGTTAAAGATGTTGATTTTGAATACGTTATTGGTCTGCTATTCCCAATTGTTAGAAGTAGTTAATGCACAATATGTTCCTGATTTAGTTACTGGTTTAGTTTCTGTGGCTCCCAGGGACCTGGAACTATTTGGTTAAAAAGAGGCATTATACAGCATAGCCACATACAGGCATAAGCTAACAGTACTGTACCTTCAGTGTGAAAAAATGTgctaaaagtgaaataaaaagccATTTATAAGAAAGGCAGATGCAAAGTGGAATGTTCAAGCACTATTGGGAAATATAACTTTATCTTCAGTCTTTTATGAAGATGTTTGTAActaatgttaacattttaatgttagGGAGGTGTAAAAAGAAGTTAAGTAGagtcaaactgaaatgtatTGTTGCTAACGTTGGGATTAGCTTGTCATTGTAGTTGTTGCACAAGGTTATGTTGTGTTTGCCTGAACAGCCTGAACAGAACAGAAGTTAAAAAGACTGCAAAGTTAATATATTTTCCAAATTGTATAATGTATTATCAGTTTTTATAGTGGCATGTTGAGGAATTTATATTATAATCTGTGACACACGACTGTATAATCCTGGAGTAACATTAATGTTAGCTTttcaacatgctaacatcaacTGGCTAATTTATTAGTATTCCTGTCACACTCCACAAAAAACATTGGCTTTCAtatttttatcctaaaactTCTCTCTGTGAAGTTTGCTTGTATGAATATTCCAAGTCCAATTCAACAAACTCTGCCTCAAGCCTGAACTTGTCATAAATGGTTTGTTTCAGCGTGAAAAATGCCACCTGTCCATGAGGAGgtgtgatcattagcataaaCCATCCCCCTAAAACCTCCATATAAGGCTCCATGTTCTGCTCCGTTTgtgggcaagtttcattcacaaaaaagttccctaaagagtaaaaacactgcacaacttcaacaaacacataacacatttaGGAGTGACAGTAGgagaaacaattagaaaatatgaatccagctaaCATGTCATTAGaacagctctgcactgtgacagaataaagagggaatgctttgacatgaagtaagatgctaaaaaacatcttgCAAAGCGCTCTGTGATGGGAGGCGGTCATGTGACAGATACAGAGATATTAGAAGAGAATATAATAGtctacaggtgatgttacactgtcagctacAACACAAGATGAgactggacagagacctgcagagagacacagagtcAGCTGTTGGAGTGAGGAAGTTTCCTAGCAACTACTGAAATGCCAAAATATGGCAATAAAAATCATAACATCTAAAAAATCTTTcagtaaattggcagccatgatgatgaaaatatggtAAGCAGAATATTAATTTAGCATTAAGTTTGCTTgacttatattttattattttttgttaatttcagtatcatatttaaactccaaattaattcagattaggacattataattgtaaatcaaacaagtgtttctcccaGTGAAGAAAGGTGGAGATGATGTATTCATGACATGCAAGACAGGTCTAGACCATTTGTAAATTTCGTTCTTACCTCAGAGAAAATTCTGAAATTGTGATGAACGCACAGAAAGTTATCAACAAATGATCAACTTCCCCTCCAGATCTGCTGAGCTTTTCAgcatctttttcatctttttagcatctttcagctcattatttttgttttacagcccACAGCTTAACTCAGCTCAGAGTGCTCATCAGCCTGGTTTCCAGCAGTGGCAGGCAGCTGTATTCAGggaaaaaagctctgataaacccactgtacaatacctgctcagcaccaaacagcacacagacaaaatTAGACACTAGATGGTGAAAAAAATGGAATATTAGcaactaaagagccagatattttctcaGATTTATTCTCAGGAGTAGCTAAAAGGAGAGTTGGTATTGAAAACACGACTccaaaatgaatgctaatgttgctaggTATtggctggatgtgtaaatatgaaCTTTGCAAGGCAACAACAGTATGTCAAATGTGTGACTTTCTCCAGCAGGGCCAGTGTCTGCAAACCAGCCTCCGTCTGCAGGTGGAGGCTCTCTCCCTACCGGGAACCCTCTGGAGTTCCTGAGGAACCAGCCTCAGTTCCAGCAGATGAGACAGATCATTcagcagaacccggctcttcTACCAGccctgctgcagcagctgggcCGAGACAACCCACAGCTACTGCAGGTACCACACCAGCACACCTACCACACTACACTGGCTCTCCGAGGTTTTACATctcatctgtttttctgttaGCAGGATATTTCCTAAATACATTTGTTAACAGAGTGCTAAGAGATGTAGGGCCTTGAGCCcaggaaaaagtgtttttctgcaAATCTGGATTTAGGTGTAGatctgggattttttttaaaaaaaaggctcaaCATGGAAGAGGGCATTACCTGATCTATTTGCTATTTTCTTATGAACTACTACACTTACTTGAATTAGAAAGATATATGCATAAACATATGTTAACCTGTATGCCACACATGATGGCtgtaatgtaaaatgttcaGCTTTCTTTACAAAAGGAGTGTAGATATAAATGTCTGCCTGTGTCTAGAAGCCATTGTGGCTGCTCTGTGGACTGCTTGGTTTTTGTTGTTAGTGTGGttgtttttgcttctttatCCACCAATTCTCTGAGCAAGAATGAGACATGACCGCAGCACACTTCTCAACATTGGATTTGACTCAACCCAGTTTTCCaacttgttgttgtgttgaatgGCTGTAGCTGGCTGGAGATTCTGTGAAACACTCACCATGGTAACAACAGTAACAATAGAAGCGTTTCTCGGTGAAGGCGAAAAGAAAGAACACGAGGCTGAGAGCCCGAGCCCTGCCTTCACCCCTGTATTGCATGTATTGAGAAATAGAAGTATGTGATGAATAAACCTTGCAATCTTGAAATGTTCAATCTCAATACTAAAGGGTTATTGCTACATAGAATTCAACTTTTTGAATTGAAACGGCAGAAATTTGAAATCCAGCAGAAAATGCTGTTATGAAAACATCAACACTCAATAAGAACAATATATCCTGTATGCTATATCCATTTAATACCAGATATCAGTTGTCTGACCAAATACATCTGACACAGTCACGTCTTTTGTCATCACCTACTCAGTGTCATTTTTGCCAGAGGCTTGGAACCTGTATATTATCTGTATGGTAATATTGTCACTGATTGTGTGTATTACTTGTCATACAGCAAATCACGCAGCACCAGGAGCGCTTTGTCCAGATGCTGAACGAGCCACGTGGTGGAGACACTGGAGGGGAGGGAGCCGAGGCCCAGGGCTCACGACAAACCAACTACATCCAGGTCACCCCACAGGAGAAGGAGGCCATTGAGAGGGTCAgtttaccccccccccactgactTGTTACCTTGTTATCTAAATAATTAGATGTATCAGTAGTTAGCTAAAGTACACAAAACTATGATAGAATATTCGTTTTTCTTTTCAACTTGACATTGGATTAACCAAACCATTCTGAGctcactttttaaacatttgaacTCTCCACCATGCACACTGCCCCCACAAACTGCTGCAGAATGAGGATGTGttcactgataaaaaaaagtctagAAAAGTTTGCTCTCGGCCCTTCAAAATAATGACTTCTGCTTCCTTATTTATCcataatgaaatgattttatGATTATGCAACTACGGATTTAAAGGGTTAGTAGTGGCAACATTCCTGGTAAGTATGGCAGCTTGTGTGGAGGGTTCAGACAGTTCTGAGTATCCATGCATCTGTATTTCTTCTCTTCTGATCACAGTGTAGGGTGTAAGTCCAGGGAGTTATGTACAGACACTGAGGCAGCAAATATTTGTGAAATCACTGCAATGAGAAATTGAAGTTGTTCCTTTATCCTGTGGTCGTGTCTTTACATATATACCTTCACCAGTAAGTGTCTcacaaacagctgtgtgtgagtgtgtgtgtgtgtgtgtgtgtatgactaaCCTGAGCATGTGTCTTGTGTTCCAGTTAAAAGCGCTGGGCTTCCCTGAAGGCTTAGTCATCCAGGCTTACTTTGCCTGCGAAAAGAACGAAAACCTGGCTGCGAACTTCCTGCTACAGCAATCATGGGACGATGAGTAAACAAACATCACCCCGACACATCACCGTTCAACAGAGGGGTCGCAGAGAAGGGATGACAGTGCCACACAAGATCCACCAAGGACGGAAGATAACgaggacaggagaggaaggGGATATTTCTTTTCACACCATGTGACTGTGTGATGACATGCCATTCAAAGTTCGCTGTGCTGCCTACTCTCCATTCAGCTGTGATGATCATCATAGGAGTTAACACTGAGCTTCGCCTCACTGCTGTTACATCATTACTGCTGCCGCTTGTGCCGAGTGATCACACCGCAAGAAGTAATGTCAGGAATTATGTCAACAGTCTGCTTCACCTTCACCGGATCCTCCTCCGTGCTCGGCATCGGAGGCTGCCTGTAGACAGCGTGTGAGAAGGAGACGACTCACAAGAAGGCTTCAACTGTACACATACACCACAGATGTTTACTGTAGTGTATAtgtacacaacaaaacaaattccCAACGTGTCTGTTTGCCAACCCTCCATGATGGATTTACCTGAAAATGTGATGCAAACTGTTGACTTCACTGTTTGAGAGCTAGCATTGCTTTATATTAAAGTTTTAGGTCTGATCATTTAATTTCTTCTACTTCTTTtatctttggaaaaaaaaaatcctaaacaCTGATGAAATGTCTTCTTCAGGTGATGTTTTGAGCTTTCATGAATCATGCAGATGTGGTTCTGTGGTTCTGTCCATGGATAATGAAATCTGCAAGATGATTGAAATAACTGAAGGAGTATTTGAAACTTtggaaaagtgaaaatgtgtttttctacacCTAGGATATTTTTTTCAAGGGTGAAGTGAATACATGAAACTGCTATGGAAGCCCATCCCagccagaaaaagaaaaaaagatgaaatgttaGAAATGGCGTAGatgaaaaagtcaaaattatgagacaCTTTTAATTAGAAGATagtaagtgatttttttttaggaagtCATCATTTTGAGTAAGTCAGAATTTTAAATTATCAttttggagtttgttttttgttttggagcAAATGGGCTTCTAtaagctatatatatatatatctatatatatatatatacattgaGTTTGGTAAAAGAGCTGTGACACTTTGCACTCTATCTGAAACATCAAACTAGTGGTGCCATCACAGTATATGATGAAGATTATGGGTGCTGTGGTATTTTATTTGTGGGAGAAGTGGGCACACCCAGATGCAGCTTGAATTGTCATTATGGTCTTTCACTGTGGGGAGcttgttgtgttattttgcaGATGAAGCAGTTTGAAGGTTGATTATGATGTAATCAACCACATAGCACGCTTTGTGAGCTaaatatttgactgtttttaaagaaatgttgtgTTCTTTCTTGACATTTCTTTAGCTGGAATGATCAAACATAGTCCACTTCCTACTTTCAGACAATCTATTTCTGTTCAGATGATCTCACATCACATCTTCTATGCATCTTAAAGCTCTACGTGATTGAGCCACTGCTCCTTCATGCCTTATGGGTTGTTAAAGACTTGAACACATTTCACTTTACAAATGGTGTTGTAGTTTACAATATAGTGTTTCCGATATGTCACACTTTAGTGTCCAATAATTGGTGATCATCTTTAGAGTTTTAATTATTCGTAAATAATCAGTTATTGTTTCAAAAGTGGACTAAAGGGAATTTGAATAAATGCTAGAAGCcaaatcaaaaaaatatattttcatctttCAGCATGTGCTTTGctgtttctccttttatttctttttattgtgtatCAACTGGAAATGCCTAGATGTTTGGTATTATATTGTAAATGGGGGCATACAAACTTTGGGGAAAATGGCACTTTACTGTGACAAATGCTGCTCTTCAGCTATGAGGAGCTGCTGATTGCATGAGATTGTTACACAGTTATTTATAGCATGGCAGTGGGATAGGAATGATGAAACCACAAgtgttgtgtttctctgttttactcattttgatgatgtttagttttctttttggGTTTACAAAAATACGTACATCCTTAAATACAGCAGTTGAGGTTTTAGTTGTAAAGAACTTTGTTTCAGCATTGTGTAAAATAAATGGCTTTTACAAAGTGGCCTTGCCAAGGTGATGTTTTATCATGAATTATCTGAGTGCTCTCAGGTACACATAACACTGAAAGTATCCATTTATGTTTATCTGCTGAGGTAGATAACCAGTGACAGAGCTTCATATTGACTATATGGATTATAGTATGGATCAATGATTGTGTTATCAAACCTCATGCAGGCACACAGTGACAAGGCGTCTTTGAGTACTTTGAAAAGTGCttacacataaaatatatcattattattactgttaataatactatttttttccttcattctaCAGTTGAACGTTTCACTTTAATgtcaatgttaatgttaaaattcTGAAATTTATGCAAGGGAAATTGATATGCACCTCCCGCGTCCCAGCACCTACGTAACATTAGATTAGCTTTTTCAGAATATTATGTGGCATTAGTTGTGTTGTGTGACACGATGAAGGAAAGGGAGCCAATTATAGCTGTAACCGTAAGCTTGTAAAATAATTATGCCGAATTAAAAGACGTGCCGTAAATATATTCAAAGGTTTGCATTGTGTCAGagaaattcattcatttccagGTAAagtatacaacaaaaaaaaaaggaaaaccgTTAATGCAGTTTCGCCTGCGATCTGTTCCTGGAGTGTGGGGTCCACGTCTGTCCGCTAGGGGGAGTGTTGCCTCGGAGAGGGAGGTTGGGTGGCTGGGTGCGTTCCCGCAGCAACAGGGACGATGGCAGCTCTCACATCCCTCACCCAGGTAAAGATGCAGCTATTTACGAGTATATACTTCAACTTTAAGCTAAGATAATTCACAGGATGACACACCATGTCTCATTCATGACattgttttttgattttacTTTGAACAAGATATGAGCTCGCGCTGAAATGCAGCTAGAAATGAGGCAGTGAGCTGGAATAAGGCCTGGTGCAGTACCGTTAGGTAGCGGGCTTGTTAGCCTCAGCTGGCGCTGGCTAGCTGTGTAGCTATTTGCTTACGACATAACATTCAATTAACTTAttaattataaatgtaaaaataatacgCACCATGGACACTGTGCAGAAAGTTAGGTACAGGCTGACCTTCGCATGTATCTAAGCACTGACAATGATGATAACGTCCAGTCCTTAAGCTAGCAAACCTTAGCTAGCATAGCCTTGATTCTAGGCTGTGCAGTGTTCAGTGTTGATGGGGATAAACGCCTGTGATAGTGGAAGGTAGGCTGTTTGGAAGGCTAACACCAGCTAACCCTAGCTAAGGTTTGATGAGTGATACTGATGTGAGTTGGCACTGTGGCTCAGTTAATGATAAGTCTGATGAGCACACAGTAGCCTAGAAGTCACTTTATATCATGGTTATTCAgttgtttagtgatatctttGTTATTGATAGTGAGCAGCAGGGCTAGGGCGCTTTCtcagtcaaactgaaattaaatgagcGTTTATAAGAGCTCCAATCTAGGACTACCTATCGATATTTGATCCAGTACAGTTATTGGGTTATTTAGTTTCATGGGTTATTTCAGCTGGTTCAGTTAGGATgggatttttacattttacactgtTTACGTTGTTGACATGATATCAGTGCTTGTAGCTGAAAGAGGTTGTTTCCTAATGTAATAACATTCTGTCTCTACCACAGTTGTCAAGTGGGAACCCTGTATTTGAGAACTTTTACAGACAGGTAAGATGATGAACTATAGTACAGTGTCTCTCAACGATAACCCCacttatataaaatatgttttacataCGTAGGAGTTCAGTATGAAATtgtaaaacaaaagataaagCACTGAGATTGTGATATGTGTGTGCCTGTTCTAAGGTGGATCCTGGGAACACAGGGAGAGTAGGACCGACAGAAGCTGCCTTGTTCTTAAAAAAGTCTGGACTCCCTGACATTACATTGGGAAAGGTAGGTATTGATAAAGAGTGGCTGATGGTTTAAATGTTGTTACACACAGAGCTTTGGGGTTTTGATTCATACAGCGCTTGCAACTTGTTgatctgtgctgtagagctgcaatgatcagAGATcagtgattaattgattagtcgctTGACAGAAActtaatcagcaactgttttgacaGTCAGATAATAGTTTCAGTCATTTATAAGCAAATATGTCAGAAAtgagattttctgttttttcttcttgaatgtgatgatttcatgcttttctttggcatacatgata from Thunnus albacares chromosome 9, fThuAlb1.1, whole genome shotgun sequence encodes the following:
- the rad23ab gene encoding RAD23 homolog A, nucleotide excision repair protein b isoform X3; this encodes MVTKPKPAPPPQAAPKLTPLSAAAPAPPSSSVPTPASDPTQVPSTPTHTVPAPTPAPQSVPPSEAQPAAPENTPLTSPEETAALDSNTAPNAAPGSASAVTPAPASTPAPAPAPAPAPAPEPAPEAGQTAPADCSTPAAQPEEKPREDPENQPCATAPVHSSASSLVDELGLLEEAASILVTGQAYENLVSEIMSMGYEREQVVSALRASYNNPDRAVEYLLMGIPAEATDLLPQEPVRHSAPSNPPVPATQQLQQPPAASTTGPVSANQPPSAGGGSLPTGNPLEFLRNQPQFQQMRQIIQQNPALLPALLQQLGRDNPQLLQQITQHQERFVQMLNEPRGGDTGGEGAEAQGSRQTNYIQVTPQEKEAIERLKALGFPEGLVIQAYFACEKNENLAANFLLQQSWDDE
- the rad23ab gene encoding RAD23 homolog A, nucleotide excision repair protein b isoform X1, encoding MLTITLKTLQQQTFKIDIDPQLTVKALKEKIEEDRGKDAFPAAGQKLIYAGKILNDDTSLQEYKIDEKNFVVVMVTKPKPAPPPQAAPKLTPLSAAAPAPPSSSVPTPASDPTQVPSTPTHTVPAPTPAPQSVPPSEAQPAAPENTPLTSPEETAALDSNTAPNAAPGSASAVTPAPASTPAPAPAPAPAPAPEPAPEAGQTAPADCSTPAAQPEEKPREDPENQPCATAPVHSSASSLVDELGLLEEAASILVTGQAYENLVSEIMSMGYEREQVVSALRASYNNPDRAVEYLLMGIPAEATDLLPQEPVRHSAPSNPPVPATQQLQQPPAASTTGPVSANQPPSAGGGSLPTGNPLEFLRNQPQFQQMRQIIQQNPALLPALLQQLGRDNPQLLQQITQHQERFVQMLNEPRGGDTGGEGAEAQGSRQTNYIQVTPQEKEAIERLKALGFPEGLVIQAYFACEKNENLAANFLLQQSWDDE
- the rad23ab gene encoding RAD23 homolog A, nucleotide excision repair protein b isoform X2; this translates as MLTITLKTLQQQTFKIDIDPQLTVKALKEKIEEDRGKDAFPAAGQKLIYAGKILNDDTSLQEYKIDEKNFVVVMVTKPKPAPPPQAAPKLTPLSAAAPAPPSSSVPTPASDPTQVPSTPTHTVPAPTPAPQSVPPSEAQPAAPENTPLTSPEETAALDSNTAPNAAPGSASAVTPAPASTPAPAPAPAPAPAPEPAPEAGQTAPADCSTPAAQPEEKPREDPENQPCATAPVHSSASSLVDELGLLEEAASILVTGQAYENLVSEIMSMGYEREQVVSALRASYNNPDRAVEYLLMGIPAEATDLLPQEPVRHSAPSNPPVPATQQLQQPPAASTRPVSANQPPSAGGGSLPTGNPLEFLRNQPQFQQMRQIIQQNPALLPALLQQLGRDNPQLLQQITQHQERFVQMLNEPRGGDTGGEGAEAQGSRQTNYIQVTPQEKEAIERLKALGFPEGLVIQAYFACEKNENLAANFLLQQSWDDE